One genomic region from Streptomyces sp. NBC_00457 encodes:
- a CDS encoding IS630 family transposase, which yields MTSTAGASVPRRGPKLQPLLLSDDERAVLERWTRRATSAQALALRARIVLACAGPEVPPIVAVARELRVAADTVRKWRRRFLTQRLDGLVDEPRPGRPPTISVDQVEAVVVTTLEQLPKNATHWSRKSMAQHSGLSKSTVGRIWRQFQLKPHLADTFKLSTDPLFVEKVYDVVGLYFNPPEGAVVLSVDEKSQIQALDRSQPVLPIMPGMPERRTHDYVRNGLTTLFAAFDVATGEVITALHRRHRAAEFKKFLIRIDKEVPAQLQVHLIVDNYGTHKTPAIKAWLARHPRFELHFTPTGSSWINQVERWFGYLAHQMIRRGAHKNIQALEADIRAWVKDWNEDPKPFIWTKTAEEILDSLARLCRRISGAGH from the coding sequence GTGACTTCTACTGCTGGTGCGTCAGTTCCTCGTCGGGGCCCGAAGCTGCAGCCGTTGCTGCTGTCTGATGACGAGCGGGCGGTGTTGGAGCGGTGGACGCGTCGGGCAACATCGGCCCAGGCCCTGGCCCTGCGAGCGCGGATCGTGCTGGCGTGCGCGGGGCCGGAAGTACCGCCGATTGTCGCGGTCGCCCGCGAGTTGCGGGTGGCCGCGGACACGGTCCGCAAGTGGCGGCGGCGCTTCCTCACCCAGCGGCTGGACGGACTGGTCGACGAGCCCCGACCGGGCCGGCCGCCCACCATCAGCGTCGATCAGGTGGAAGCCGTCGTGGTCACCACGCTGGAACAACTGCCCAAGAACGCCACCCACTGGTCGCGGAAATCGATGGCGCAACACAGCGGCCTGTCGAAGTCCACGGTCGGCCGGATCTGGCGGCAGTTCCAGCTCAAGCCGCATCTGGCGGACACCTTCAAGTTGTCGACCGACCCGTTGTTCGTGGAGAAGGTCTACGACGTCGTGGGCCTGTACTTCAACCCGCCCGAGGGGGCGGTGGTGCTGTCGGTGGACGAGAAGTCGCAGATCCAGGCCCTGGACCGGTCCCAGCCGGTGCTGCCGATAATGCCGGGCATGCCCGAGCGGCGCACCCATGACTACGTGCGCAACGGGCTGACCACCCTCTTCGCTGCCTTCGACGTCGCCACCGGTGAAGTCATCACCGCCCTGCACCGTCGGCACCGGGCTGCGGAGTTCAAGAAGTTCCTGATCCGGATCGACAAGGAGGTGCCCGCACAGCTGCAGGTCCACCTGATCGTGGACAACTACGGCACCCACAAGACTCCAGCGATCAAGGCCTGGCTGGCGAGACACCCGCGCTTCGAGCTGCACTTCACCCCGACCGGCTCCTCGTGGATCAACCAGGTCGAGCGGTGGTTCGGCTACCTCGCGCACCAGATGATCCGCCGCGGCGCACACAAGAACATCCAAGCCCTCGAGGCCGACATCCGCGCCTGGGTCAAGGACTGGAACGAAGACCCTAAACCGTTCATCTGGACCAAGACCGCCGAAGAGATCCTCGACTCCCTCGCCCGCCTCTGCCGACGGATCTCTGGCGCAGGACACTAG
- a CDS encoding alpha-ketoacid dehydrogenase subunit beta: MTTVALKPATMAQALTRALRDAMAADPAVHVMGEDVGTLGGVFRVTDGLAKEFGEDRCTDTPLAEAGILGTAVGMAMYGLRPVVEMQFDAFAYPAFEQLISHVSRMRNRTRGTMPLPITIRVPYGGGIGGVEHHSDSSEAYYMATPGLHVVTPATVADAYGLLRAAIASDDPVVVLEPKRLYWSKDSWNPEEPTAVEPIGRAVVRRSGRSATLITYGPSVPVCLEAAEAARAEGWDLEVVDLRSLVPFDDETVSASVRRTGRAVVVHESGGFGGPGGEIAARVTERCFHYLEAPVLRVAGFDIPYPPPMLERHHLPGVDRILDAVGRLQWEAQS, encoded by the coding sequence ATGACCACCGTCGCCCTCAAACCCGCCACCATGGCGCAGGCCCTCACGCGCGCACTGCGCGACGCCATGGCCGCCGACCCCGCCGTGCACGTCATGGGCGAGGACGTCGGCACCCTCGGCGGGGTCTTCCGGGTCACCGACGGCCTCGCCAAGGAGTTCGGCGAGGACCGCTGCACGGACACGCCCCTTGCCGAGGCGGGCATCCTCGGCACGGCCGTCGGCATGGCGATGTACGGCCTCAGGCCGGTCGTGGAGATGCAGTTCGACGCCTTCGCCTACCCCGCGTTCGAGCAGCTGATCAGCCATGTGTCCCGGATGCGCAACCGCACGCGCGGGACGATGCCGCTGCCGATCACCATCCGGGTCCCCTACGGCGGAGGCATCGGCGGCGTCGAGCACCACAGCGACTCCTCCGAGGCGTACTACATGGCGACTCCGGGGCTCCATGTCGTCACGCCCGCCACCGTCGCCGACGCCTACGGCCTGCTGCGCGCCGCCATCGCCTCCGACGACCCGGTCGTCGTCCTCGAACCCAAGCGGCTGTACTGGTCCAAGGATTCCTGGAACCCCGAGGAGCCGACGGCCGTTGAACCGATAGGCCGCGCGGTGGTGCGGCGCTCGGGCCGGAGCGCCACGCTGATCACGTACGGGCCGTCCGTACCTGTCTGCCTCGAAGCCGCCGAGGCGGCGCGGGCCGAGGGCTGGGACCTCGAAGTCGTCGACCTGCGCTCCCTGGTGCCGTTCGACGACGAGACGGTCTCCGCTTCGGTGCGGCGGACCGGGCGCGCGGTGGTCGTGCACGAGTCGGGCGGGTTCGGCGGACCGGGCGGGGAGATCGCGGCCCGTGTCACGGAGCGCTGCTTCCACTACCTGGAAGCGCCGGTGCTGCGCGTGGCCGGGTTCGACATCCCCTACCCGCCGCCGATGCTGGAGCGTCACCACCTGCCTGGCGTGGACCGGATCCTGGACGCCGTGGGGCGTCTGCAATGGGAGGCCCAGAGCTGA
- a CDS encoding Lrp/AsnC family transcriptional regulator, translated as MAEGPEGSPLPPARPLDAIDQDILQMLQADGRASIRSVAERVHVSRANAYARINRLIEDGVIRGFGARVDHERAGQGTSAYITLKIVQNTWRTVREQLKQLPGAAHIALVGGDFDVLLLVHTSDNRALRELVLTRIQAIPEVLSTRTLLVFEEEDLEPQA; from the coding sequence ATGGCCGAAGGTCCCGAGGGCAGCCCCCTGCCGCCCGCGCGGCCCCTCGACGCCATCGATCAGGACATCCTGCAGATGCTCCAGGCGGACGGCCGCGCGTCGATACGGTCGGTCGCCGAACGGGTCCATGTCTCGCGCGCCAACGCCTATGCGCGCATCAACCGCCTCATCGAGGACGGCGTCATCCGCGGCTTCGGGGCCCGCGTGGACCATGAACGCGCGGGCCAGGGGACGTCGGCATACATCACGCTGAAGATCGTCCAGAACACCTGGCGCACGGTGCGCGAGCAGCTCAAGCAGCTCCCCGGGGCAGCCCATATCGCCCTGGTGGGCGGAGACTTCGACGTGCTGCTGCTGGTCCACACGTCCGACAACCGGGCCCTGCGGGAGCTGGTACTGACCCGCATCCAGGCGATCCCCGAGGTACTCAGCACTCGCACGCTGCTGGTGTTCGAGGAGGAGGACCTGGAGCCGCAGGCCTGA
- the pdhA gene encoding pyruvate dehydrogenase (acetyl-transferring) E1 component subunit alpha, translated as MTVMEQRGAYRPTPPPAWQPRMDPAPLLPDAEPYRVLGTDAAAKADPALLRRLYAHLVRGRRYNAQATALTKQGRLAVYPSSTGQEACEVAAALALEERDWLFPSYRDTLAAVARGMDPVQALTLLRGDWHTGYDPHEHRVAPLCTPLATQLPHAVGLAHAARLKGDDVVALALVGDGGTSEGDFHEALNFAAVWQAPVVFLVQNNGFAISVPLAKQTAAPSLAHKAVGYGMLGRLVDGNDAAAVHEVLSDAVRHARAGGGPTLVEAVTYRIEAHTNADDDKRYRADTEVETWRAHDPIALLERELTERGLIDEDGIRHAREDAERLAADLREHMNQDPALDPMDLFAHVYAEPTPQLRQQREQLAAELEAEREGTHP; from the coding sequence ATGACGGTCATGGAGCAGCGGGGCGCATATCGGCCAACGCCGCCGCCCGCCTGGCAGCCCCGTATGGACCCCGCGCCGCTGCTGCCCGACGCGGAGCCGTACCGCGTGCTCGGCACGGACGCCGCCGCGAAGGCCGACCCCGCCCTGCTGCGCCGGCTCTACGCCCATCTCGTGCGCGGACGTCGGTACAACGCGCAGGCCACCGCCCTCACCAAGCAGGGCCGCCTCGCCGTGTACCCCTCCAGCACCGGCCAGGAGGCCTGCGAGGTGGCCGCCGCACTCGCCCTCGAGGAGCGCGACTGGCTCTTCCCGAGCTACCGCGACACGCTGGCCGCCGTCGCCCGTGGCATGGACCCCGTCCAGGCTCTGACGCTTCTGCGCGGTGACTGGCACACCGGCTACGACCCGCACGAGCACCGCGTCGCCCCCCTGTGCACCCCGCTCGCCACCCAGCTCCCGCACGCCGTGGGCCTCGCGCATGCCGCCCGCCTCAAGGGCGACGACGTGGTCGCGCTCGCGCTGGTCGGCGACGGCGGCACCAGCGAGGGCGATTTCCACGAGGCGCTCAACTTCGCCGCCGTATGGCAGGCCCCGGTCGTCTTCCTGGTCCAGAACAACGGCTTCGCGATCTCCGTCCCGCTCGCCAAGCAGACCGCGGCCCCGTCGCTGGCCCACAAGGCCGTCGGCTACGGCATGCTCGGCCGCCTGGTCGACGGCAACGACGCGGCCGCCGTGCACGAGGTCCTCAGCGACGCCGTACGGCACGCGCGCGCGGGCGGCGGTCCGACGCTGGTCGAGGCGGTGACGTACCGCATCGAGGCCCATACGAACGCCGACGACGACAAGCGCTACCGGGCCGACACCGAGGTCGAGACCTGGCGCGCACACGACCCGATCGCCCTCCTGGAGCGGGAGTTGACCGAGCGGGGCCTGATCGACGAGGACGGCATCCGGCACGCGCGCGAGGACGCCGAGCGGCTCGCCGCCGACCTGCGCGAGCACATGAACCAGGACCCGGCGCTCGACCCCATGGACCTGTTCGCCCACGTGTACGCCGAGCCCACACCCCAACTGCGCCAGCAGCGGGAGCAGTTGGCGGCGGAGCTGGAGGCCGAACGGGAAGGGACGCACCCATGA
- a CDS encoding NTP transferase domain-containing protein → MTAYEPSSDPGAAYDAVVLAGGAARRLGGVDKPGVRVGGRALLDRVLTACAGARNTVVVADPRPTARPVTWAREDPPGGGPLAALDAGLRHTTAPYVVVLSADLPFLGERTVGRLLATLWDGSADGAVLTDPDGRDQPLVAAYQARALRRGLATLTREHGGLTGLPLRRLTGGLDLTRVPDPVASFDCDTWDDIATARARIREHGHVLDEWISAVKDELGLDLDVDKGVLLDLARDAAHGVARPAAPLTTFLVGYAAAQAGGGPEAVAEAARKAAALALRWAEEAETDAAKDAVEPGSTPTAAEPDPTPTAAKPDRTPDAG, encoded by the coding sequence GTGACCGCGTACGAGCCCTCCAGCGATCCCGGCGCCGCGTACGACGCCGTCGTCCTCGCCGGCGGCGCCGCACGCCGGCTCGGCGGTGTGGACAAACCCGGTGTGCGGGTCGGCGGGCGGGCGCTGCTCGACCGGGTGCTGACGGCCTGCGCCGGGGCACGGAACACCGTTGTCGTCGCCGATCCCCGCCCCACTGCGCGGCCCGTGACATGGGCCCGCGAGGACCCGCCCGGCGGCGGACCGCTCGCCGCGCTCGACGCCGGGCTGCGGCACACCACGGCTCCGTACGTCGTCGTACTCTCCGCCGATCTGCCGTTCCTCGGCGAGCGGACCGTCGGGCGGCTGCTGGCGACGCTGTGGGACGGCTCCGCCGACGGCGCGGTCCTGACCGACCCCGACGGCCGCGACCAGCCGCTGGTGGCGGCCTACCAGGCGCGGGCGCTGCGCCGTGGGCTGGCCACGCTCACCCGGGAGCACGGCGGCCTCACCGGTCTGCCCCTGCGCCGGCTGACCGGCGGGCTCGACCTCACCCGCGTCCCCGACCCCGTCGCGTCCTTCGACTGCGACACCTGGGACGACATCGCCACTGCCAGGGCACGTATCAGGGAGCATGGGCACGTGTTGGATGAATGGATTTCCGCAGTCAAGGACGAGCTGGGCCTCGACCTCGACGTCGACAAAGGCGTCCTGCTCGACCTCGCGCGCGACGCCGCCCACGGAGTGGCCAGGCCCGCGGCGCCGCTGACCACCTTCCTCGTCGGCTACGCGGCGGCGCAGGCCGGAGGAGGCCCCGAAGCCGTCGCGGAGGCCGCCCGCAAGGCCGCCGCACTGGCCCTGCGCTGGGCCGAAGAGGCCGAGACAGACGCCGCGAAGGATGCCGTCGAGCCCGGGAGTACCCCGACCGCCGCCGAACCCGACCCCACTCCGACCGCCGCCAAGCCCGACCGCACCCCGGACGCCGGATGA
- a CDS encoding dihydrolipoamide acetyltransferase family protein, with amino-acid sequence MAQVLEFKLPDLGEGLTEAEIVRWLVQVGDVVTVDQPVVEVETAKAMVEVPCPYGGVVTARFGEEGTELPVGAPLLTVAVGAAASGGPATGSGSGDGSREDAHVGSGEGSGNVLVGYGTGAAPARRRRVRPTARTASTDPSAHTAAAEAPASPMPDVPDIAHATPDIAPDSGNGHRADGPVPVISPLVRRLARENGLDLRELTGSGPDGLILRADVEYALRAAAASSARPSPHASMPSATTPSSAAPTAAAPSAPTDSPLAPVTPLVPTPAESLVARVTHAPAGAPVTSTPGGTRIPLKGIRGAVADKLSRSRREIPDATCWVDADATELMRAREAMNGAGRTKISLLALLARICTAALARFPELNSTVDVEAREIVQLDHVHLGFAAQTERGLVVPVVRDAHARDAESLTAEFARLTEAARTGTLTPAELTGGTFTLNNYGVFGVDGSTPIINHPEAAMLGVGRIVPKPWVHQGELAVRQVVQLSLTFDHRVCDGGTAGGFLRHVADCVEQPAVLLRTM; translated from the coding sequence ATGGCACAGGTGTTGGAGTTCAAGCTTCCCGACCTCGGCGAGGGGCTCACCGAGGCGGAGATCGTGCGCTGGCTGGTCCAGGTCGGCGACGTGGTCACCGTCGATCAGCCGGTCGTCGAGGTCGAGACGGCCAAGGCGATGGTCGAGGTGCCCTGTCCGTACGGCGGCGTCGTCACGGCCCGGTTCGGCGAGGAGGGCACGGAACTTCCCGTCGGGGCGCCGCTGTTGACGGTGGCCGTGGGGGCGGCGGCCTCCGGCGGTCCGGCCACGGGATCGGGATCGGGCGATGGCTCGCGTGAGGACGCGCACGTGGGTTCCGGTGAGGGCTCAGGCAACGTGCTCGTGGGTTACGGCACCGGCGCCGCCCCGGCCCGCCGCCGGAGGGTACGGCCGACGGCTCGCACGGCTTCGACGGATCCGTCCGCTCATACGGCTGCGGCTGAGGCTCCGGCCTCGCCGATGCCCGACGTCCCCGATATCGCCCACGCCACCCCCGACATCGCGCCCGATTCCGGCAACGGCCACCGGGCCGACGGTCCCGTCCCCGTGATCTCGCCCCTGGTGCGGCGGCTCGCTCGGGAGAACGGGCTGGATCTGCGGGAGTTGACGGGCTCGGGACCGGACGGGCTGATCCTGCGGGCCGACGTGGAGTACGCGCTGCGGGCGGCCGCCGCGTCGTCCGCCCGGCCGTCGCCGCATGCCTCCATGCCGTCCGCCACCACACCTTCCTCGGCCGCCCCGACGGCCGCCGCCCCGTCCGCCCCCACCGACTCCCCGCTCGCCCCGGTCACCCCCCTCGTTCCCACGCCCGCCGAATCCCTCGTCGCCCGGGTGACGCACGCGCCCGCCGGGGCCCCGGTCACCTCCACGCCCGGCGGCACCCGTATCCCCCTCAAGGGCATCCGGGGCGCAGTCGCCGACAAGCTGTCGCGCAGTCGGCGGGAGATACCGGACGCGACCTGCTGGGTGGACGCCGACGCGACGGAGCTGATGCGGGCGCGCGAAGCGATGAACGGTGCCGGAAGGACGAAGATCTCCCTCCTCGCCCTGCTGGCACGCATCTGCACGGCCGCCCTCGCCCGGTTCCCCGAGCTCAACTCCACGGTCGACGTCGAGGCCAGGGAGATCGTCCAGCTCGACCACGTCCACCTCGGCTTCGCCGCGCAGACCGAGCGCGGGCTCGTCGTGCCCGTCGTACGGGACGCACACGCGCGGGACGCCGAGTCGCTGACCGCGGAGTTCGCCCGGCTGACCGAGGCGGCCCGGACGGGGACGCTGACGCCCGCGGAACTCACGGGCGGGACCTTCACGTTGAACAACTACGGGGTGTTCGGCGTCGACGGCTCCACGCCGATCATCAACCACCCCGAGGCCGCCATGCTCGGCGTCGGCCGTATCGTCCCCAAGCCCTGGGTGCACCAGGGCGAGCTGGCGGTGCGGCAGGTCGTCCAGCTCTCGCTCACCTTCGACCACCGGGTGTGCGACGGCGGCACGGCCGGCGGCTTCCTGCGCCATGTGGCGGACTGCGTGGAACAGCCGGCGGTGCTGCTGCGCACCATGTGA
- a CDS encoding molybdopterin molybdotransferase MoeA, whose amino-acid sequence MTARSVRTGDDAEDFDVEEVLALVKEDSGREDHAVPAPQSAPASPAHPRHQATPWAEARRIAERAGRSGARRAPVSVTLDAALGLTLAAPLTALTDLPSFDTSAMDGWAVAGPGPWDVRDEGVLAGHAEPEPLTDGEAVRIATGARIPLDTTAVIRSEHGRTDSQGRLHATREVGHGQDIRPRGQECRTGDQLLPVGTLVTPAVLGLAAAAGYDTVTAVPRPRAEVLILGDELLTEGLPHDGLIRDALGPMLPPWLRGLGAEVIAVRRLGDDAKALRKAITSSKADLIVTTGGTASGPVDHVHPTLGRIGAELLVNGVEVRPGHPMLLARVKDDQHLVGLPGNPLAAVSGLLTLAEPLLRTLAARPAPEPLALPLQDAAHGHPYDTRLIPVALRVDSAVPLHYNGPAMLRGIAAADALAVVPPGGARPGQEVELLDLPWAFAGIEVCFT is encoded by the coding sequence ATGACCGCCCGCTCCGTCCGGACCGGCGACGACGCCGAGGACTTCGACGTCGAGGAGGTGCTGGCCCTCGTGAAGGAAGACAGCGGTCGGGAGGACCACGCCGTGCCCGCCCCGCAGAGTGCCCCGGCATCCCCGGCACACCCTCGCCACCAGGCCACACCTTGGGCCGAGGCTCGGAGGATCGCCGAGCGTGCGGGCCGCTCGGGGGCCCGCCGCGCCCCCGTCTCCGTCACCCTCGACGCCGCCCTCGGCCTCACCCTGGCCGCTCCCCTCACCGCCCTCACCGACCTGCCCTCGTTCGACACCTCCGCGATGGACGGCTGGGCGGTCGCCGGGCCCGGACCCTGGGACGTACGCGACGAGGGCGTGCTGGCCGGGCACGCCGAGCCCGAACCGCTCACCGACGGCGAGGCCGTCCGGATCGCCACCGGTGCCCGCATCCCCCTGGACACCACCGCCGTCATCCGCAGCGAGCACGGCCGCACGGACAGCCAGGGCCGCCTGCACGCGACCCGCGAGGTGGGCCACGGCCAGGACATCCGCCCACGCGGCCAGGAATGCCGTACCGGCGACCAACTCCTCCCCGTCGGCACCCTGGTGACCCCGGCCGTGCTCGGGCTCGCCGCGGCGGCCGGATACGACACCGTCACCGCGGTCCCCCGCCCCCGCGCCGAAGTCCTCATCCTCGGCGACGAGTTGCTCACCGAAGGGCTGCCGCACGACGGGCTGATCCGGGACGCGCTCGGCCCGATGCTGCCGCCCTGGCTGCGAGGGCTCGGCGCCGAGGTCATCGCGGTGCGCCGGCTCGGCGACGACGCCAAGGCCCTGCGCAAGGCCATCACCTCCTCCAAAGCCGACCTCATCGTCACCACCGGCGGCACCGCCTCCGGCCCCGTCGACCACGTCCACCCCACACTGGGCCGTATCGGCGCGGAGCTGCTAGTCAACGGCGTCGAGGTGCGCCCCGGCCACCCCATGCTGCTGGCTCGCGTCAAGGACGACCAGCACCTCGTCGGCCTGCCCGGCAACCCCCTCGCGGCCGTCTCCGGCCTGCTCACGCTCGCCGAACCGCTGCTGCGCACCCTCGCCGCCCGCCCGGCCCCCGAACCGCTGGCGTTGCCGCTCCAGGACGCGGCGCACGGTCATCCGTACGACACCCGGCTCATCCCCGTGGCGCTGCGCGTCGACAGTGCCGTTCCGCTGCACTACAACGGCCCGGCGATGCTGCGGGGCATCGCGGCGGCCGATGCGCTGGCCGTCGTACCACCGGGCGGTGCCCGGCCGGGGCAGGAGGTGGAACTGCTCGATCTGCCCTGGGCGTTCGCCGGTATCGAGGTGTGTTTCACGTGA